A region of Elusimicrobiota bacterium DNA encodes the following proteins:
- a CDS encoding ABC transporter substrate-binding protein has protein sequence MVVCDDNIDPGTLDPLYTLSEKKWTLVYQMMEGLVRFDADAHIVPVLAESWERIDPLRYRFRLRKNVRFHNGEEFDAGSVQYTLQKILDPGSKSPLAGILYTIDKVEIIDPYTVEIVTKFPDGLLLRRFAGLLVFVPPMDYGTRGSAAFAKSPIGTGPFKLKRWVSGKEIVMEKNPDYWDPARPSIDELVMRFLPNVDDQLAGLFESTVDIMTELPGTYTLKVAENPLTQVVKKEALYAVGGHFNTDIPPFNDKRVRQAANYALNKEEFIRFDLQGNGEPVATLATPGQTGYDTHLQPYPFDLAKAKALLREAGIATPVKVDVFLVPFVERPARIVKKQLDLAGFDVRLHIFPEGEAVEAFKKGTWNFGMSTFPSPTAHVSFSEGLLFYSKSFFSMHHDPSFDQAFEKATMVLDPKESELAFKNLEKRVHDEALGLFLYRRIKTYGVRRRVLFRPYLTGMPHFVDAVSMSNEGR, from the coding sequence ATGCGCACATCGTGCCTGTTCTCGCGGAATCCTGGGAACGGATCGATCCCCTCCGGTACCGTTTTCGTTTGCGTAAAAATGTGCGGTTTCACAACGGGGAAGAGTTTGACGCCGGAAGCGTTCAATACACCCTTCAAAAAATTCTTGATCCTGGTTCAAAATCTCCTCTTGCCGGAATTCTTTACACGATCGATAAAGTGGAGATCATCGACCCGTACACGGTCGAAATTGTGACCAAGTTCCCAGACGGTCTTCTTCTTCGTCGTTTTGCGGGATTGCTGGTTTTTGTTCCTCCGATGGACTACGGCACCCGGGGTTCCGCCGCCTTTGCGAAAAGCCCGATCGGAACGGGTCCATTCAAGCTGAAGCGTTGGGTTTCGGGAAAGGAAATTGTTATGGAGAAAAATCCGGATTACTGGGATCCCGCGCGTCCGAGCATTGATGAGTTGGTGATGCGGTTTCTTCCAAATGTCGACGACCAGCTGGCAGGCCTATTCGAAAGCACGGTGGACATCATGACGGAATTGCCTGGAACGTACACCCTTAAGGTGGCGGAGAATCCTCTCACGCAGGTGGTGAAAAAAGAGGCTCTCTACGCCGTGGGAGGCCATTTCAATACCGACATCCCCCCGTTTAACGACAAACGTGTCCGCCAGGCTGCTAATTATGCGTTAAATAAAGAGGAGTTCATCCGTTTCGATCTCCAGGGGAACGGAGAGCCTGTGGCGACGTTGGCGACCCCTGGCCAGACGGGGTATGACACCCATCTTCAACCGTATCCGTTTGACCTCGCAAAAGCCAAAGCCCTTCTTCGCGAGGCGGGTATTGCGACCCCCGTGAAGGTGGATGTGTTCCTGGTTCCCTTTGTTGAACGGCCGGCCCGCATTGTTAAGAAACAATTGGATTTGGCGGGATTTGATGTCCGGCTTCATATATTTCCAGAGGGAGAAGCGGTGGAGGCCTTTAAAAAAGGAACGTGGAATTTCGGGATGTCCACCTTTCCATCTCCAACGGCCCACGTGTCTTTTTCCGAGGGCCTCTTGTTCTACTCAAAATCTTTTTTCAGTATGCACCACGATCCCTCTTTTGATCAGGCGTTCGAGAAAGCCACAATGGTCTTGGACCCTAAAGAAAGCGAACTTGCTTTTAAAAACCTTGAAAAGAGGGTTCACGATGAAGCCCTGGGCTTGTTCCTTTACCGACGCATTAAAACCTATGGGGTTCGTCGGCGTGTCCTGTTTCGACCCTATCTTACGGGCATGCCCCACTTTGTGGACGCCGTTTCAATGTCGAACGAGGGACGGTGA
- a CDS encoding HAMP domain-containing histidine kinase, translating to MSLGVRFTLWILAVMAMTGGVMVGGFLGVERGYLLTEGRRTHQTNTDHLAQVCAETLVNNDELGLMNFLKELRKSTELDEAYCVDGGGKVLAHTNLAFLGQVIDRNPAAWMSALPDPVKADRWTYQSAALRGGRPAVFARSVFRSSAVKRMVGERITNMVHRSIGLGLSVLGLALLSAWGTARTMTRPIRKLSQGVRRVGGGDWTVRVPDHGPGELGDLAREFNTMSNRLGDLDRLKDEFIHNVSHDLRNPLSAIATSAKMLRTDNLPPSSAPVLKVIESAALRLRTMVNNILDTAKMREGRLAFDKTEFSPHKLLEDLFALYTPMAEKSGKKLVLDLPADLPPLHADEEKILRIFLNLLSNAFKFTKAGDEVGLSGRAQGSWVEFRVWDTGWGISPERLPALFKPFHSTDEGPNAPPQQGTGLGLSIVKVLVEGHGGRVSVASTLGKGTSFTVLLPAAREGA from the coding sequence ATGAGTTTGGGCGTGCGGTTCACCTTATGGATACTGGCGGTCATGGCCATGACGGGGGGGGTGATGGTCGGTGGATTTTTGGGGGTTGAGAGGGGATACCTTCTGACGGAAGGGAGGCGGACCCATCAAACCAATACCGACCATTTGGCGCAAGTCTGCGCGGAAACACTCGTAAACAACGACGAACTGGGGTTAATGAATTTTCTTAAAGAATTGCGAAAGTCCACTGAATTGGACGAGGCCTATTGCGTGGACGGTGGGGGGAAAGTGTTGGCTCATACGAACTTGGCATTCTTGGGACAGGTCATTGACCGAAATCCGGCCGCGTGGATGTCCGCTCTTCCAGACCCGGTAAAGGCGGATCGATGGACGTACCAAAGCGCGGCTTTGCGCGGTGGGCGCCCAGCGGTTTTCGCCCGATCGGTTTTTCGTTCTTCGGCGGTCAAAAGAATGGTGGGAGAGCGTATAACCAACATGGTTCACCGGTCCATTGGATTGGGACTTTCCGTCTTAGGTTTGGCTTTACTGTCGGCCTGGGGGACCGCCCGAACCATGACGCGCCCCATTCGAAAACTCTCCCAGGGGGTTCGGCGCGTGGGCGGAGGGGATTGGACCGTTCGGGTGCCGGATCATGGGCCCGGGGAACTGGGAGATCTGGCGCGGGAATTCAATACCATGTCCAACCGGCTGGGGGATTTGGATCGCCTGAAGGACGAGTTCATCCACAACGTTTCCCACGACCTTCGCAACCCCTTGAGCGCCATCGCCACTTCCGCGAAAATGTTGAGAACGGACAATCTCCCTCCCTCCTCCGCCCCCGTTCTGAAAGTGATCGAAAGCGCCGCCCTGCGACTTCGAACCATGGTGAACAATATCCTGGACACGGCCAAGATGCGCGAAGGTCGCTTGGCCTTTGATAAAACGGAGTTTTCACCCCACAAACTGCTGGAGGACCTCTTCGCCCTCTATACCCCCATGGCCGAGAAATCCGGGAAGAAACTGGTTTTGGACCTTCCGGCCGACCTTCCGCCGCTCCACGCGGACGAAGAAAAAATCCTCCGAATATTTCTCAACCTTTTGTCGAACGCCTTCAAATTCACCAAGGCGGGGGACGAAGTGGGTCTTTCCGGAAGGGCCCAGGGCTCATGGGTGGAGTTTCGGGTGTGGGATACGGGTTGGGGAATCTCCCCCGAACGGTTGCCCGCCCTCTTCAAGCCTTTCCATTCCACGGACGAGGGTCCGAACGCGCCTCCCCAACAGGGAACGGGATTGGGTTTGTCCATTGTGAAAGTCTTGGTGGAAGGGCATGGGGGCCGCGTCTCGGTGGCCTCGACCCTCGGGAAGGGAACTTCTTTTACCGTTCTGCTCCCGGCGGCGAGGGAGGGCGCGTGA
- a CDS encoding VCBS repeat-containing protein, whose amino-acid sequence MNKRSFVLLLLLAPPLWAVRFAPGDLDVSLRHYFNSSVRLVSANGDFNGDGKEDICMQEADDKFALILGGGLPKQSDLSLIPRTTILLPIAGSQPTPPFFADINGDGKDDLFVPTPTNLTLLANVIVYVIFGSSVVPVSVNLAATSDLALSFPVNGVLGTHFGKGDFDGDGKEDVVMSGATVGPGTSESFLLLGRSVAGRTNINLNDGVSAVRFHKYPASIAAPTGMGDLNGDGLADLILSDQYADIAGRSDAGQSYIIFGTTVPFLPGSMDWDYAVKPANVTITGRRASGNMVCQAVGDFTGDGKADLALVEGGPLSVILWDGGIITGAGPQVDLAVGIPGHGPVWSLGGILAAPSFSQFGDFDGDGRKDFFTIDNALQVTGGLSTTPLQQSGGPMLPSDIGYASADSFDLGDIDGDGKKDLVVLGLDGSLGVLYGFRPLNNPSVQIRSGSVPPKLVLDFSVEGSPRK is encoded by the coding sequence ATGAATAAACGTTCCTTCGTCCTGCTGTTGTTGCTGGCCCCACCGCTGTGGGCCGTTCGGTTCGCTCCGGGGGATTTGGACGTGAGCCTTCGACACTACTTTAACTCATCCGTAAGGCTCGTAAGCGCCAACGGCGATTTCAACGGAGACGGAAAAGAAGATATCTGCATGCAAGAGGCCGATGATAAATTCGCGCTCATTTTAGGCGGGGGGCTTCCCAAACAATCGGACCTGAGTTTAATTCCGCGAACGACCATTCTCCTTCCCATTGCTGGTTCTCAACCCACCCCGCCGTTTTTCGCGGACATAAACGGAGACGGGAAGGACGATTTGTTCGTCCCAACGCCAACGAATCTAACCCTACTCGCAAACGTGATTGTTTATGTGATATTTGGGTCTTCAGTGGTTCCCGTGTCGGTGAACCTCGCCGCCACATCGGATCTCGCCCTTTCCTTTCCCGTCAACGGAGTCCTGGGAACTCATTTTGGGAAGGGGGACTTTGATGGGGACGGCAAAGAGGATGTGGTAATGTCCGGCGCTACTGTTGGCCCGGGGACCAGTGAATCTTTTCTACTGCTGGGGCGTTCGGTCGCAGGGCGTACCAATATTAACTTGAACGACGGAGTTTCCGCGGTCCGCTTTCATAAATACCCCGCATCTATCGCGGCACCAACCGGCATGGGGGACCTAAACGGCGATGGTTTGGCGGATCTTATTCTATCGGATCAGTATGCGGATATCGCCGGCCGGTCCGATGCCGGCCAGTCGTATATAATTTTTGGGACAACGGTCCCCTTTTTGCCGGGATCCATGGATTGGGATTACGCCGTAAAACCGGCCAATGTGACAATAACCGGTCGTCGGGCCTCTGGTAACATGGTCTGTCAGGCTGTGGGGGATTTTACGGGCGATGGGAAAGCCGATCTGGCTTTGGTGGAAGGTGGGCCCTTGTCGGTGATCCTGTGGGACGGGGGTATTATAACAGGCGCGGGTCCCCAGGTTGATTTGGCCGTGGGGATCCCAGGGCATGGACCGGTTTGGTCCTTGGGGGGAATTCTTGCCGCACCCAGTTTTTCGCAGTTCGGTGATTTTGATGGAGATGGAAGAAAAGATTTTTTTACGATCGACAACGCGTTGCAAGTGACCGGGGGTTTGTCGACGACACCGCTCCAACAAAGCGGGGGCCCGATGTTGCCTTCGGACATAGGCTATGCGTCGGCCGACTCTTTTGATTTAGGGGACATCGACGGCGACGGGAAAAAAGACCTTGTGGTGCTGGGTCTTGATGGAAGCCTCGGCGTTCTCTATGGATTTCGGCCCCTGAACAACCCCTCCGTGCAGATTCGAAGCGGGTCGGTCCCGCCCAAACTGGTCCTTGATTTCTCTGTGGAGGGGAGCCCACGGAAGTGA
- a CDS encoding PorV/PorQ family protein: MALLWTPVFGGYFSKGDRGLQGPAVLKMETGVRALSLGGAFVGSADDASALFWNPAGLERVPRQEFIVGHSRVFEDQTREDLGWVLPAWRRGERETWGVQASYLAMDSFDLVKNGVPAGSAQPWEGALGLSYARPFRNLFWGITGKVARKEFPGASGQSYLLDGGLQGESKNLGMAWGFVIADLGTTMSLGEGTLAPPTVFRLGGTKRFLLGRKNQLRWSGQIDAPSDDTAIARMGLEYVVPGKEWEAALRLGGQTAGASKLTAGFGVGRGSLGFNYAYGPSESLGAAHRMDVTFRFGRPLEPEVRRRDLFESAQAAWSSGQTARAADLLEEIEGISPRYFPAQALGKEVNRRIEESLKPDTLFTLGLQAYEAKDFETAENYLRKLVILDPSYPEAGALLKKAETGLAAARDSQARAELTRGLERERKSLRRSAQEDQRFERWPEALKNWRSLLVRFPKDAEALAGVTLCRNKIASLAASAERAGEGGKALSFYRLLQEDRPDPALAKRIEKMGGEARAETQARARALYQEGVRAYDGGNLKKALPLFEEAARLNPDDAAIARARDRVRTELKRAK, encoded by the coding sequence GTGGCGTTGTTGTGGACCCCGGTCTTCGGCGGTTATTTTTCCAAGGGAGACCGGGGCCTCCAGGGGCCCGCGGTTCTAAAAATGGAGACGGGGGTTCGGGCCCTATCGCTCGGAGGTGCCTTTGTTGGGTCGGCGGACGACGCCAGCGCTCTCTTTTGGAACCCGGCCGGGCTGGAGCGGGTTCCCCGGCAAGAATTTATCGTGGGGCATTCCCGTGTGTTTGAAGACCAGACCCGTGAAGATCTGGGGTGGGTTTTGCCCGCTTGGCGTCGGGGCGAACGGGAAACGTGGGGGGTGCAGGCCTCTTACCTCGCCATGGATTCCTTTGATCTGGTAAAGAACGGAGTGCCCGCCGGGTCGGCCCAACCCTGGGAAGGGGCACTGGGGCTCTCCTACGCCCGGCCGTTTCGAAACCTCTTTTGGGGAATCACGGGAAAGGTGGCGCGGAAAGAGTTCCCCGGCGCCTCGGGACAAAGTTATCTTCTGGACGGAGGCCTCCAGGGAGAATCCAAGAATCTGGGGATGGCGTGGGGGTTTGTGATCGCCGACCTGGGAACGACGATGTCTTTGGGGGAGGGCACGCTGGCGCCTCCAACGGTATTTCGGTTGGGGGGAACGAAACGGTTTCTCCTGGGACGAAAAAATCAACTCCGTTGGTCGGGGCAAATCGACGCTCCTTCGGATGACACAGCGATCGCCCGGATGGGTTTAGAATATGTGGTTCCAGGGAAAGAATGGGAAGCGGCTCTTCGACTGGGGGGCCAAACGGCTGGAGCCTCCAAGTTGACGGCGGGGTTCGGGGTGGGCCGAGGCTCGTTGGGGTTTAACTACGCCTATGGTCCGAGCGAGAGTTTAGGCGCCGCCCATCGAATGGATGTGACGTTCCGCTTTGGTCGGCCCTTGGAACCCGAGGTCCGTCGCCGGGACTTATTTGAGTCCGCCCAGGCGGCGTGGTCCTCCGGCCAAACGGCCCGGGCGGCGGACCTGCTGGAAGAGATCGAAGGAATCTCCCCTCGCTATTTTCCGGCGCAAGCGTTGGGTAAAGAAGTCAACCGGCGAATTGAAGAGAGCTTAAAACCGGACACGCTCTTTACACTGGGCCTTCAAGCCTATGAAGCGAAAGATTTTGAAACCGCGGAGAACTACTTACGAAAGCTGGTGATCCTCGATCCCTCCTATCCGGAGGCCGGCGCTCTGTTGAAAAAAGCCGAGACAGGGCTGGCCGCCGCGCGGGATTCCCAAGCTCGGGCGGAACTCACCCGCGGCCTTGAACGAGAACGGAAATCGCTCCGCCGGTCGGCCCAGGAGGATCAACGGTTCGAACGGTGGCCGGAGGCCCTGAAAAATTGGCGGAGCCTCTTGGTTCGGTTCCCCAAAGACGCGGAAGCCCTGGCGGGCGTAACGCTCTGCCGGAATAAAATCGCCTCCTTGGCGGCATCAGCGGAACGGGCGGGAGAAGGGGGGAAGGCGCTTTCGTTCTATCGACTCTTGCAGGAAGATCGGCCCGACCCCGCCCTAGCGAAGCGAATTGAAAAAATGGGTGGAGAGGCCCGCGCGGAGACCCAGGCCCGGGCCCGCGCTCTCTACCAGGAAGGGGTCCGCGCCTACGATGGGGGAAATTTGAAAAAAGCCCTGCCGCTCTTTGAAGAGGCGGCGCGGTTAAACCCCGACGATGCGGCCATTGCCCGCGCGCGGGATCGGGTCCGAACGGAGCTCAAGCGCGCCAAATAG
- a CDS encoding transporter gives MMDCRGAGPRIVKAIAIYFCFWMGSLSLWGFQQPPLNLSATTFLDGGAPRGLYYLNYSIFVDGNKAMDGDGDVIPGGARVNVLTQMSQLYYHSSLRVLGGDAAFMVAVPLVAVTAKGDLGPIPLVSDTAGLGDFVFGPALHWDGQTLFGKPVFYRAELTITLPSGRYSKDGKIDAGSNLTTFDPYASVVWFFQPKWETSWRFFYTVHSENGDHPLGAVKPGQAAHLNYAVSREIFPKWRLGVAGYYLQQTTEDKINGVKVPDSKERVASAGPGFVYMGQGLTAMFSYPLEFSVQNRFKGSRATLQLIHKF, from the coding sequence ATGATGGATTGCCGCGGAGCAGGGCCTCGAATCGTAAAAGCCATCGCCATTTATTTTTGTTTTTGGATGGGGTCCCTGTCCCTGTGGGGGTTTCAGCAACCCCCTCTCAACCTCAGCGCTACGACCTTCCTCGACGGCGGCGCTCCACGGGGCCTGTATTACTTGAACTATTCGATTTTCGTCGACGGGAATAAGGCGATGGATGGGGATGGAGATGTCATTCCGGGGGGAGCGCGCGTCAACGTGTTGACGCAAATGTCCCAACTCTATTACCACTCTTCGCTTCGGGTGTTGGGGGGGGACGCGGCGTTCATGGTGGCGGTCCCCCTCGTGGCCGTTACCGCGAAAGGCGACCTCGGTCCGATTCCCCTTGTTTCCGATACGGCGGGGCTCGGGGACTTCGTGTTTGGCCCGGCGCTTCATTGGGATGGCCAAACCCTTTTTGGGAAACCCGTTTTTTACCGGGCGGAGTTAACGATCACTCTTCCCAGCGGACGGTATAGCAAAGACGGGAAAATCGATGCCGGCTCCAACCTCACGACGTTTGATCCGTATGCCTCTGTTGTGTGGTTCTTTCAGCCGAAGTGGGAAACCAGTTGGCGTTTCTTCTACACGGTTCACTCGGAAAACGGCGACCACCCCCTGGGAGCCGTGAAGCCGGGCCAGGCGGCGCATCTCAATTACGCCGTTTCCCGGGAAATCTTTCCGAAATGGCGTTTGGGCGTGGCGGGATACTATCTTCAACAAACGACGGAGGACAAAATAAACGGGGTGAAGGTCCCGGACTCGAAAGAACGCGTGGCCTCCGCCGGGCCCGGCTTTGTCTATATGGGCCAAGGGCTCACTGCTATGTTCAGCTACCCCCTGGAGTTTTCCGTCCAGAACCGTTTCAAGGGGTCCCGCGCGACTTTACAACTCATTCATAAGTTCTAA
- a CDS encoding ThiF family adenylyltransferase, whose translation MDTLERTHASQRGPINPADSLETFDYSKAYSRNLGLVQPEEQRRLHKSVVAIAGLGGVGGVHLTTLARTGIGGFHIADFDSFEIQNFNRQAGATVSSVGRSKVDVMAEQLMDINPTARVQRFETGVQRENVDAFLDGVDVVVDGLDFFAVEAREMLYDEAERRGIPLVTAGPIGMSVAWLVFRPGSMSWRDYFAFHLARHKSDKYLLFALGLTPRATQMSYLDRNYVNLEEHRGPSMALAVQLCAGVAAAEILKILLGRGTVSAAPNFHQFDAYKGKLVEGKLRWGNRGWIQRLKARIYRWVLSKKEEKKNPSQPILRMEPIQPAVPYPATDRSQPTGAQITAIVDSARWAPSGDNIQPFSFEWNGKNLLVHEDINRSKAFMNVGNIASDMALGMCLANMELSAEQWGWVARWEKVNLGSTVARVSFGPGPLRPSPLAGAIRTRAVDRRPFREERMSQRFEKELMEHGENLWGIRLHLLTRPAQIQTAARIHSAFEAFMLGHRNLHAFFFRWLRWSDKKAGQTMDGLPLSTLGVNPLDAIGLRLLARWGVARLFKSLGLTRLAAARALRVYRRSAAFGAFIIPNTDPITYVRMGWIWQRLWLYLTKEGWTLQPVIGHSVMAHLCKKYQGEGLTSKEGERFLREDVEMRNLLAVPKEQTIACVFRLGRSLTPVTARAPRRPLAALLKFTAPS comes from the coding sequence ATGGATACCCTGGAACGAACGCACGCCTCACAGAGGGGACCGATAAACCCCGCGGACTCCCTGGAAACATTTGATTATTCCAAGGCCTATTCCCGGAACCTGGGCTTGGTTCAACCCGAAGAGCAACGCCGCCTTCACAAGAGCGTGGTGGCCATTGCGGGACTGGGCGGCGTTGGCGGGGTTCACCTGACCACCCTGGCCCGGACAGGAATTGGCGGTTTTCATATCGCTGATTTTGATTCTTTTGAAATCCAAAACTTTAACCGGCAGGCCGGAGCCACCGTTTCCAGCGTGGGCCGCTCGAAAGTGGACGTGATGGCCGAACAGCTGATGGACATCAACCCCACGGCGAGGGTCCAACGATTTGAAACCGGCGTCCAACGGGAAAACGTCGATGCCTTTCTGGACGGCGTGGACGTGGTGGTGGACGGCCTCGACTTTTTCGCGGTGGAGGCCCGGGAAATGCTTTACGATGAGGCCGAACGGCGCGGCATTCCTCTCGTCACTGCCGGCCCCATCGGCATGAGCGTCGCTTGGCTTGTTTTTCGGCCGGGAAGCATGTCGTGGCGGGATTATTTCGCCTTCCATCTAGCGCGCCATAAATCAGACAAATACCTACTTTTCGCTCTGGGGTTAACCCCCCGGGCGACCCAAATGTCTTACCTGGACAGAAATTATGTTAATCTGGAGGAACACCGGGGTCCCTCCATGGCCCTGGCGGTTCAACTGTGCGCGGGCGTGGCGGCGGCCGAGATCCTCAAAATTCTTCTGGGCCGGGGCACCGTTTCGGCCGCGCCGAACTTTCATCAGTTCGACGCTTATAAAGGAAAATTGGTGGAGGGAAAATTGCGGTGGGGCAACCGCGGTTGGATACAAAGACTGAAGGCCCGGATTTACCGCTGGGTCCTCAGCAAAAAAGAAGAGAAAAAAAACCCTTCTCAGCCGATCCTCCGGATGGAACCGATCCAACCGGCGGTGCCGTACCCCGCCACAGACCGCTCCCAACCCACCGGGGCCCAGATCACCGCCATCGTCGACAGCGCCCGTTGGGCTCCTTCCGGGGACAACATCCAACCCTTCTCCTTTGAGTGGAACGGGAAAAACCTGTTGGTTCATGAAGACATCAACCGAAGCAAAGCATTCATGAACGTTGGAAACATCGCCAGTGATATGGCCCTGGGCATGTGTTTAGCCAACATGGAGCTCAGCGCTGAACAGTGGGGTTGGGTGGCTCGATGGGAAAAGGTGAATTTGGGGTCCACCGTTGCCCGTGTCTCCTTTGGGCCGGGCCCCCTTCGGCCGTCCCCCTTGGCGGGGGCCATTCGAACGAGAGCGGTGGACCGGAGACCCTTTCGCGAGGAGCGGATGTCCCAACGCTTCGAGAAAGAATTGATGGAACACGGTGAAAACCTTTGGGGAATTCGCCTCCACCTCCTGACCCGTCCGGCCCAGATCCAGACCGCGGCCCGCATCCACAGCGCGTTTGAGGCGTTTATGCTCGGACACAGAAACCTCCACGCCTTCTTTTTCCGCTGGTTACGGTGGTCGGACAAAAAGGCCGGCCAAACCATGGACGGCTTGCCCTTGTCCACCCTGGGAGTGAATCCGCTGGACGCCATCGGCCTCCGTCTCCTCGCGCGTTGGGGGGTCGCCCGCCTGTTTAAATCCCTGGGACTCACCCGCCTGGCGGCCGCGAGAGCGCTCCGAGTTTATCGCCGGTCGGCCGCCTTCGGGGCCTTCATCATCCCGAACACGGACCCTATCACTTATGTGCGGATGGGATGGATTTGGCAGCGCCTTTGGCTCTACCTCACGAAAGAGGGCTGGACCCTGCAACCGGTCATCGGCCATTCCGTCATGGCCCACCTCTGCAAGAAATACCAGGGGGAAGGCTTGACGTCGAAGGAAGGCGAGAGGTTCCTCCGGGAAGATGTTGAAATGCGGAACCTCTTGGCCGTCCCGAAAGAACAAACCATCGCCTGCGTGTTCCGCTTGGGACGTTCCCTCACCCCCGTTACCGCCCGAGCCCCCCGCCGCCCGCTGGCCGCCCTGCTCAAATTCACCGCCCCGTCCTAA
- a CDS encoding transporter: MGGPLFQRVELQTTFPTGKYDKNNMANPGSNLTTFNPYYSLVWLFGPKWETSWRFYYAVHDTNEDDLRGPMKPGQALHFNYAFSREVLPKWRIGVAGYFLQQLTEDKINGVKVPDSKERVASAGPGFVYMGQGLTAMFSYPMEFSVQNRFKGSRATLQLIHKF, from the coding sequence TTGGGCGGCCCGCTCTTTCAACGGGTGGAACTGCAGACCACCTTCCCGACGGGGAAATACGACAAGAACAACATGGCGAACCCCGGCTCCAACCTGACGACCTTTAATCCCTACTATTCCCTCGTTTGGTTGTTCGGGCCGAAATGGGAAACCAGCTGGCGATTCTATTACGCGGTTCACGACACCAACGAAGACGACCTTCGGGGTCCCATGAAGCCCGGCCAGGCCCTCCATTTCAACTACGCCTTCTCCCGGGAAGTCCTTCCCAAGTGGCGAATCGGTGTGGCCGGCTATTTCCTCCAACAATTGACGGAGGACAAAATAAACGGCGTGAAAGTCCCGGACTCCAAAGAGCGCGTGGCTTCCGCCGGGCCCGGCTTCGTTTATATGGGCCAAGGGCTCACCGCTATGTTCAGCTACCCCATGGAATTTTCCGTTCAAAACCGTTTCAAGGGTTCCCGCGCGACCCTCCAGCTCATCCATAAATTCTAA
- a CDS encoding response regulator gives MKKTVYIVEDDPEMRDVTRLVLERAGYRVSEAGTAEEGLAGIQKILPDLVVSDIQLPGISGIRFCEILRQEERTRGIPLILLTVMGKNADKVRGLKIGADDYITKPYDPGEFAARVEALLRRTGGVPQDPARPIEFGKLRVDVDRREVTLAGKPMDVRRKEFDLLVFFLRHPGKLLTRSRIGQALWGDEVVVSDNALTSHIKNLRALLGPFGDRIETLVGEGYRLNDE, from the coding sequence GTGAAAAAAACCGTTTACATCGTCGAAGACGATCCGGAAATGCGGGACGTGACCCGCCTGGTTTTGGAGCGGGCCGGTTACCGAGTGTCCGAGGCGGGCACGGCGGAGGAAGGCTTGGCGGGGATTCAAAAAATCCTTCCCGACCTGGTCGTCTCCGACATACAGCTTCCGGGAATTTCCGGCATTCGGTTTTGTGAAATTCTACGCCAAGAAGAACGAACCCGCGGCATCCCCTTGATCCTTTTGACGGTGATGGGGAAAAACGCGGACAAGGTGAGGGGCCTGAAAATCGGCGCGGACGATTACATCACGAAACCCTACGACCCGGGAGAATTCGCGGCCCGCGTGGAGGCCCTCCTGCGCCGCACCGGAGGAGTTCCTCAGGATCCCGCCCGGCCGATTGAATTCGGAAAACTGAGGGTGGATGTGGACCGGCGCGAAGTCACCCTGGCGGGAAAACCGATGGATGTGCGTCGGAAAGAATTCGATCTGTTGGTCTTTTTCCTCCGCCATCCGGGAAAATTGTTGACGCGCTCCAGGATCGGCCAGGCGCTGTGGGGGGACGAGGTGGTCGTCTCCGACAACGCCCTCACCTCCCACATCAAGAATCTGCGGGCCCTGTTAGGCCCCTTTGGGGACCGGATTGAGACCCTTGTCGGTGAAGGCTATCGGCTGAACGATGAATAA